Within the Vicinamibacteria bacterium genome, the region ACGAAGTGCTGCTTGCCCACGCGATAGTAGAGCTTCCCATCGCCATCGACGTAGATCGACCGCAGCTGGCCGTCGTCAGGAGCGAGAGAGAGGTCTACGCCAACGCCCTGCGGGCCCACGGGGCCCTGAATGCCCTGGGGCCCATGGGGCCCTTGAGTCCCCTGTTGTCCACGGGGGCCGGGCTCGCCTCTCGCCCCGGGGGGCCCGGGCCGCCCCGCCGGACCCGTCGGGCTACCCGGGAGAACCAACTTGAGTCTGCGGGTTGCGGGGTCGTAGACGGCACCAGCTTGGTCGTGGGGGCCAACGATTGTGACCGCGAGCGCGGAGATAGGTGCCTTGGCCGCGAGCTTCGCCGCCTTCTTCGCGGCCTTTCTACTATTCTTGTCCTCGCTCGCCGGCTTTGATATCCCCTCGACCGCGCTCTCCGTGCTGGTGAGCGGCCTGCTCTCGCGATCCGCCTTACGGTCGCGCTTATCCTTCTTTTCGTTCTTGCTCCCCTTCTTCGCCATCAGTGCTCCCTCGCGTCGCTTCGGCCTCTGACGTCTCGCGCTTGAACAACAAGCCTCCGCGGCCCTCGCTCCGCCGTCAGACACAGGTACGCCGGGCCGCGGACACGTACTGCGGCGCACTGTCCAAGTCGGCCCCACGATCATATCCCTTCAGGATCTCAAGGTCGGAGGGTCTGGGACGGGGTGTCTTCTTTATGAGAGTCGAACGCTCAAGAGCCCAGGTTCAGCCGTGACCGGGGGCTCCCCGCCGTCGGGTCGGCACCCTGACGCCACCCACCTGCTCGCATGCCAGGGAACGCTTAGGGTGCTGCCACTTCACGCCCCCCCCACGGCCTCAGATGCGGATCCTCTCGATCTCGTCGAGGTTGACCTCTTCTTGGGTCCGGTCGTAGAGGGCGGTGGTGCGCGGGGACTCGTGGGCGGCAATGCGCTGGGCGGTGGTCAGCTCTCCCCCGTTCTGAAGGAAGGCGGTGATGCCAGTGGCGCGGAAGGTGTGGCAGCAGATCTCCCTGGGAAGACCGGCCGCGAGCGCGCGGCGCTTCACCATCTTGAGAACGCCGCTTGTCGTGAGGGACCGGTCGGTGAGATTCCCGCTGCGCTTGTGGGCTGAGCGGAAGAGCGGGCTCCGGTCTTGGTCCGTGAGCTCGGCCGCATCCAGGTAGGCGTCCAAGTAAGTCGCAGCGTTGTGGTGGGCCGGAACCATGTGGTACTTGCCTCCCTTCTCGTGCAAGCGAAAGTAGGCCCTCCGCCCCTGGGAGTAGTAGTCCTTCACCCGCATCTTTACCACCGCTCCCACCCGGGCGAAGGAGTAGATCATGATGGCCATCAAGGCGCGGTCCCGAAGGCCCACCACGGTGGCGCTGTCGATCGAATCGAGGAGCTGTCGTGCCTCCTCTGGGAAGAGCACAGGGGTCTTCCCCACCTTGACTACGTGCTTGGGCCCCCTTACGGCTGCCGCCGGATTCACCGGGAGAACACCCCCCGTCACCAGGTAGTCGAATAGCGAGCGCAGCGCGGCCAGGTGCTGCTTCACGGTGGGGGCGGAGACTTCCCTCTGGAGGGCCTCGATGTAGGCGGCCACGAGGACCGGCTCGAGCCTCTCGAGGGGGAGGGCTCTGCCCTCGCACCACCCGAGGAACCGGGACACGGCCCAGGCGTAGGCCCTACGGGTGTTGGGGTTCCGGATGTGGGCGGTGAAGAACTCGACAAACCGCCGGGAGGCCCGCTCCCCCGCCCGCGCGATAAGGGCCGGGAACCCCCCTGCGCTCCCCCCCCTCCCGACAAGCTCTCCCCTCATCCTTCTCCCGCGCAGATTATAAGGGTGGATAATGTGCTTTACCAAGCCTCAAATCACCCACACTCGCCCCCAAGCAACCATTCCTTCGGCGTCGAGGGCGGGGGGGGCACAGCCCTTTTCAGACCTGCTCCCAACCTCCGTACCCCGTCGGCAAGGGATTCCCCTGGGGCAGCTCCCAAGCCCCCTTCCGTGGCCCCGCCGCACCCCAAGGAGGCCTGATCGGGCCCGCTTCCCCCTCAAAACCCCCCTCCAGACGGGCAGATGTTGGGTGAGCACTTGATCTTTGTATTATTCTCATAGTGTCAGATTCCAATCCTTGACTTCATAGGTCAAGAATCCTACCCTTGGATCATGAAAAGCACTGTATCCGCCAAGGGTCAGGTCACGATCCCCGTGGAGGTCCGGGAGCGGCTGGGGCTCGAGACCGGAACCGTCGTCCTCTTCGACCTCCGCGAGGACGGGGCGCTCATGCGCAAGGGCAGCCACGGGGAACACCCCGTGGACAAGGTCTTCGGAGTCCTCGGTGCCCGCCGGCCCGTCGACTCGCTGCGGCTCCTGGACGAAATGCGTGGGCCGCGGCCGGGGGGGCCACGGTCGCGCCCGCGGGGACGGCGCTCGTGAAGACCGCGGTTGACACCTCGGTCCTCCTCGACATCTTCCAGCCCGACCCCCGCTTCGGCCCTCCCTCCCGCGAGGCCCTCCGACGTGCCTACGCCCAAGGGGCGCTTGTCGCCTGCGAGATCGTCTGGGCCGAAATCCGAGCCCATTTCCCCGCGGACGGGCTCTTCGAGGAGGCGCTGCGCACAATGGGGATCCGCTTCGAGCCTCTCTCCCCCGCCACTGTCGCCGCCGCCGGCCGCCTATGGAGGGAGAGTCGGAAAGGCGGCAAGGCGCTCCCCACAAGGGTAGTGGCCGATTTCCTCGTGGGCGCTCACGCCCAGCTCCAGGCGGAGGCCCTGCTCACCCGCGACCTTGGCTTCTACCGGCGCCATTTCCAGGGCCTCAAGATCATCGATCCTGGGGCGGCCGTTCCGGCGTAGGATGGGGGCATCCA harbors:
- a CDS encoding tyrosine-type recombinase/integrase; this encodes MRGELVGRGGSAGGFPALIARAGERASRRFVEFFTAHIRNPNTRRAYAWAVSRFLGWCEGRALPLERLEPVLVAAYIEALQREVSAPTVKQHLAALRSLFDYLVTGGVLPVNPAAAVRGPKHVVKVGKTPVLFPEEARQLLDSIDSATVVGLRDRALMAIMIYSFARVGAVVKMRVKDYYSQGRRAYFRLHEKGGKYHMVPAHHNAATYLDAYLDAAELTDQDRSPLFRSAHKRSGNLTDRSLTTSGVLKMVKRRALAAGLPREICCHTFRATGITAFLQNGGELTTAQRIAAHESPRTTALYDRTQEEVNLDEIERIRI
- a CDS encoding AbrB/MazE/SpoVT family DNA-binding domain-containing protein, translating into MKSTVSAKGQVTIPVEVRERLGLETGTVVLFDLREDGALMRKGSHGEHPVDKVFGVLGARRPVDSLRLLDEMRGPRPGGPRSRPRGRRS
- a CDS encoding type II toxin-antitoxin system VapC family toxin is translated as MKTAVDTSVLLDIFQPDPRFGPPSREALRRAYAQGALVACEIVWAEIRAHFPADGLFEEALRTMGIRFEPLSPATVAAAGRLWRESRKGGKALPTRVVADFLVGAHAQLQAEALLTRDLGFYRRHFQGLKIIDPGAAVPA